A single window of Rana temporaria chromosome 1, aRanTem1.1, whole genome shotgun sequence DNA harbors:
- the LOC120935769 gene encoding serine/threonine-protein phosphatase PGAM5, mitochondrial-like, which yields MFLRRAVLAGGAALFAAGAVKHSEEDSSVSAVSWPPAFTRHWDSNWDRREPRSLINLTDLNGNKEDLKWKLKKYKARARRTIFLVRHGQYNVAGETDSEKVLTPLGREQANLTGQRLANLGYTYTDMTYSTLQRAKETSEIIGRHLQGVTQTGSDLLREGAPIRPDPSSDWKPDVLYFKDGPRIESAFRSYIHRADYEQKDESYEIIVCHDNVIRYLVCRALQLPPEAWLRMDLNHGSITELVIHYNGRVTLRMLGEAGYMPASKLSC from the exons ATGTTCCTGCGCAGGGCTGTCCTGGCTGGTGGAGCAGCACTTTTTGCTGCAGGGGCTGTGAAGCACAGTGAGGAAGACTCAAGTGTAAGTGCTGTGTCATGGCCACCAGCCTTTACCAGGCATTGGGACTCCAACTGGGACCG acGTGAACCAAGGTCTCTGATCAATTTAACTGACCTGAACGGCAATAAAGAGGACTTGAAAtggaaactaaaaaaatataaagcaaGGGCCAGACGTACCATCTTCCTTGTTCGCCACGGACAGTACAATGTGGCTGGTGAAACTGACTCTGAAAAAGTTCTAACACCACTTG GTCGTGAGCAGGCTAATTTAACTGGTCAGCGCCTTGCTAATTTGGGCTACACGTACACGGATATGACCTACTCTACACTGCAAAGGGCCAAAGAAACCTCAGAAATAATTGGCCGGCATCTTCAGG GTGTGACACAAACTGGTTCTGACTTGCTAAGAGAAGGGGCGCCCATTAGACCAGATCCAAGTTCTGACTGGAAACCAGATGTTTTG TATTTTAAAGATGGACCACGTATAGAATCTGCTTTTAGAAGCTACATTCACCGTGCTGACTATGAACAGAAAGACGAAAGCTATGAGATCATAGTTTGCCATGATAACGTTATCCGCTACCTTGTCTGCAG GGCTCTTCAGCTGCCTCCTGAAGCTTGGCTACGCATGGATCTAAATCATGGCAGCATCACTGAACTTGTCATTCATTACAATGGTCGTGTAACTCTAAGAATGCTTGGTGAGGCTGGGTACATGCCAGCTTCAAAACTCAGCTGCTAA